GGGCACTCGAAGTCCGAGAAGGCGACGATGGTGACCGGCGCGTTGGCGGGGCCCTTCACCGGCGCGTTGCCCACTTCGATCTTCTGCACGGCGGGCTCGGCCTCCTCGGGGGCGGACGGAGGCGGGGCGTTGGCCGCATCCTCCATGAGCTTCGCGTAGAGGTTCTCCGGCTTCACGCCGCTGGCGAGCACCTTCTCCGCCTTGCCCTTCTCCTCGTCGATGGCCGTCTTGAAGGCCTCGAAGGGCTGGGCGCCCACGAGCTGGCGGCCGTTGATGAAGAACGTCGGGGTGCCGTTGGCGCCCACCGCGGAGCCGGCCGTGGCGTCCGCCTCGACCTTCGCGCGGAACTTGCCGCTGTCCAGGGCCGCCTTGAACTTGCTCACGTCCAGCTTCAGCTCCTGGGCGTACTTCTCGAGCGAGGCGCGGTCCAGGGCCTTCTGATTGGCGAAGAGCTTGTCGTGGTACTCCCAGAACTTGCCCTGCTCGTTGGCGGCCATGGAGGCCTCGGCGGCCAGCTTGGCGTTGGCGTGGAAGGGCAGCGGCTGGTGGCGGAACACCACGCGCACGTCCTTGCCGTACGTCTCCTTGATCTTCGAGAGCGTGGGCGTGACGCGGCTGCAGAACGGGCACTCGAAGTCGGACCACTCGACGATGGTCACCTTGGCGTCCTTCGGGCCGAAGGAGGGCGAGTCATTGGGCACATCCACCTTGCGGACGGTGGCGGCCTGGGGGGCGGCGGCCGGAGGCGGCGCGGCGCGCTCCTGGCCCTTGGCGATGATGGCGGCGTACACGTCCGCGGGCTTGGTGCCGGCCTTCACGAGGGCCTCGGCCTTGCTGTACTCCTCGTCGATGAGGGCCTTGAAGCGCTCTGCGGGCTGCGCACCGGACAGCAGGCGGCCGTTGATGAAGAAGGCCGGGGTGCCGTTGGCGCCCAGCTGGCCCGCGAGGGCCTGATCCCGGGTGATGGTCTGCTGGAAGCTCTCCTTGGAGAGGTCCTTCTTCCAGCGGGCCACGTCCAGGCCAATCTCGGAGGCGTACTTCTCCAGGTCGGCGTCCTCCAGGGCGCGCGCGTTGGCGAAGAGCTTCTCGTGGTACTCCCAGTACTTGCCCTGCTCACCGGCGGCCATGGCGGCCAGCGCGGCGGGCTTGGCGCGGGGGTGGAAGGACAGCGGGTTCTGCTTCATCACCACGCGCAGCTTGTTGCCGTACTCCTCCTGGAGCTTCTTCACCGTGGCGTCGGCGCGGGAGCAGAAGGGGCACTGGTAGTCGGAGAACTCCACCATCGTCACGAGCGCCTCGGGGCTGCCCTTGACGGGGGAATTCTCGATGGGAACCTTGAAGACGGCGCTGTCCGCGGGGCGGGCCGGCTTTGCGGGTGCGGACGGCTGAGACGGGGCGGCGGCCGTGGGGGCGCTGCCCTCATTGCTCTTGGATCCCGAGGCGGCCCTGCCGCCGAAGAATCCGAGCACCAGGCCCACCACGAGGGCCACAATGACATTGGCTTTCATATGTACCGTTCTGCTCCTTCCGTCTCGGGTCCGTCCTGAAGGGCGGCCCCGGGCGGGGGTAATGAGGCGGGCTTGATAACAGAGGGAAATCCGGCCAGGCAAGCCGAGCCCCCCCACCTAGAGGCGTGATGCAACTTCTGCAGATGCCCGGAAACTGGGCAGTTTTTTGAAAAATTCCGCGTGAGTCTTCGCCTGTAGTGCGCCCAGGGCCCCGCGGGTTTCAAAGAATTTGAAGGACGCGATCTTCCAGGCTCCGGCCCCGGGAGACGCCCAGGATGAGCACCCCTGTCTGGAGCAGGTGGGCCACCGTGCGGCTGATGACCTCCTCGGGGCGGTGGGCCTGGCCGTCGAAGCGCACCAGCAGCACGCCCGGGGACTCCATGCGCGCGGCGGTGACGCCCGGAAGCTGGGTGAGCTCGGGTGGGATGATTTCCCCCCGGGCGATCTGCACCCGGAACTCCGCGCCCTGGCTGGTCAGCTCCGACATGGTGCCCGCCTGGGCGAGCGTGCCCCGGTCGAGGATGGCGGCCCCGTCGCACAGCTCCTCCAACTCCTGGAGGTTGTGGCTGGACACCACGACGGTCTGGCGGCCCCTCATGTCGCGGATGACCTGGCGGACCTGGGCGGCGATGCGGGGATCCAGGCCGGCGGTGGGCTCATCCAGGAGTACCAGTGGGGGCTGTCCCATCAGCGCCTGGGCCATGGCGGCCCGCTTGGCCATGCCGTGGGAGAGCGCCTGGGTCTGCACCGTCCAGGCCTCCGCGAGCCCTACCTTGTCCAGGGCCTCGTGGGCCTCCCGCTCGGGCGAGGGGAGCCCCGACAGCCGGGCCCAGTAGGTGAGCAGGGTGCCGGTCTCCCAGCCTGGCGGAAGGATGGCGTCCTGGGGCAGGGCGCCCAGCTTGCCCTTCAGGGCGCCTGGGTGCGTGGGGTTCACCCCCAGCACCTTCAGGTTGCCTTCGGAGGGGTAGAGGTAGCCACACATCATCGAGAAGGTGGTCGTCTTGCCCGCGCCGTTGGGCCCGATGAGCCCGTAGACCTGGCCCTGGGGCACCGACAGCGTCACGGCGTTGACCGCCACCTTCGGGCCAAAGCGTTTGCTGACCTGGAACAGTTCGATGGCGGGCTCGCTCACAGGTCCCTCGCGCGCAGGACGGCATGGGCGCTGCCCAGGAAGAGCAGGGCGAAGCCCGCGTAGGCCAGGCCGCTGATGCCAAACTCGCTCAGCCTCGGGTGGAGCAGGTTGGAGGAGTAATAGGAGGGCGTCAGGAAACGGGCGAAGCCCAGCACCTGGCCCTCGTAGGCCCGGCCAATCACGTCCATCAGCCAGAAGGAGAAGAGCAGGATGAAGTTGAAGACGAGGCTCACCGCGGGGCTGCGGAACAGGCTGGAGCAGAAGGTGGTGAGCGCCACGTAGGCCAGCGAGAACACGATGGCCGCCAGCCAGTACTTCAAGAGGTTCAGCGCCAGCGCGGAGAAGGCGAAGTCCGGGTTGGTGAGGCGCGCGTAGATGAAGACGCCCAGGTCGATGATGAGCACCAGCCCCACGAGCAGCGAGGCCTGCACGAGGAACTTGCCCATCATCAGCGAGGAGCGGCGCGCGCGCACGGTGACGTAGCGGATGGAGCGCGGCCCCACCTCGCCGCTGAGCTGATCGAACCCCATCAGCGCCACGTACACGGGCAGGAAGAGCAGGGTGATCTTGAAGACCACCAGCACGACGACCGGCACCTGGGAGAGCGCCTCCATCATCGCCGCATCGTTCCCGGCCAGCACGCCCAGGAAGCTCTTCTTCATCTCCGCGGCCACCGCGGTGGCCGCCTCGGCGCCATTGCCCGAGTCCGCCAGCCGCGCATTCACCTCGTCCCGGAGCGCGTTGGCGATGGCCCCCACGATGAGGAGCACCAGCACCGAGAACATGCTGTAGAGGCCCAGCAGCACCACCACGCGGCCGCTTCGCACGGCCCGGCGCGTCTCGGCGCTCCAGATGACCGCGATTTCTTTCAATCCGTCCAAAGTGCCGCGCACCCTGTCAGGTCTTCCGGGCACCTGCCAGTTTATCCGCTTCCCCAGCGGCCGAGGGAGCAGACCTGGACAGCGGCTGCCAGGCCTTTAGGATCGGCCTCCCCTCATGCCTCGCTCCCAAGCCCTCCTTGCGACGCTGCTGCCCCTTGCCCTCGTTCTGGGCGCCATGGGGACCACTTCCCCCACTGAAGTCCCCGCTGTCCTGGAAAGTCCGGATGCGGGCGCCGTGCTGGAGGCGAGCGCGGACGCGGGCACCGCCGACGCAGGGACCGAGCTGCTGGGGCTGGTACCCCCCGCTCCCGTGCCCTCGCGTGAGAAGGCGCCGCCCATCGCCCAGCTTCGTTCCCTGCCGCGCAAGGACGATGTGCTGGCCCAGGCCAAGCTGAGCCGTGGACGGTTCGTCCTGCCCTCGGGCAAGGGGGGGGCCACGCTGACCGTGGACCCGCCGCTCCAGGCGCAAATCACCCGCATCATGCAGGACTACCAGGTGCCTTACGGCGCCGCGGTGGTGCTCGAGCCCTCCACGGGGCGCGTGCTGGCGCTCGCGGAGCACTCCCAGACGGATCCGTCCATGCGGGGGCTGACCACCCGCGCGGTGTTCCCTGCGGCCAGCATCTTCAAGATCGTCACCGGCAGCGCGCTGCTGGAGGCCGGCGTGGCCCCCAGCGAAGAGGCCTGCTTCCATGGCGGCAAGCGGGGGCTGTCCGAGCGGCTGCTGGAGGACAGCAGCCGGGATGGGGCCTGCCACACGCTGTCATCCGCCATGGGCAAGAGCGCCAACGTCGTCTTCGCCAAGCTCACCCGCAAGCACCTCTCCGCGGATGCGCTGCGGCGCATGGCGGCGCGGCTTCGCTTCAACCGGCAGATATCCTTCCCCATCCCCACGGATGTCTCGCTCGCGTCCATTCCCGAGGATGAGTTTGGGCTGGCCAATACCGGGGCGGGCTTTGGCGATGTGTACCTGTCCCCGCTGCACGGGGCCGCGCTCGCCGCGGCCTCGGCCACCGGCGTGTGGAGAGACCCTGTCCTCTTCGAGCCCTCGCCGGAGGCCTCGGTGGCGCCCGCGGAGGAGGTGCTGTCGCCCGAGGTGACGCGCGCCCTCACGGGGATGCTGGAGGAGACGGTGACCCATGGCACCGCCCGGCGCGTCTTCCGGGAGCGCGGCTTCCGGGTGGAGGGCGCCGTGGGCAAGACGGGCACGCTGGCGGACAAGAACCCGTTCCGGGACTACTCCTGGTTCGTGGGCTTCGCCCCCAAGGACAACCCCCGCGTGGCGGTCGCCGCCGTCATCGTCAACGAGCCGCTCTGGCGCATCCGGGCCACGTGGCTCGGGCGTGAGGCGATGCGGCTGGCCCTGGAGCGCTTCCCCGCGCCGGCGGCACCTCCCGAGGCTCCTCAGGAGGCGCCGCTCGTCGCCCAGCCGGCGCCCGCCATCGAGCCTCTGTCCGGTGGCGAGGCCGTCTCCACCGCCTCGGCCGCGGACGTGCCGGTGCCCGAGGCCGCCTCGCAGCAGGAGGAGGTGCCCTCCGGAGAGGAGGCGCTTCCCGTGGACACCGCGAACGCCGCGGCGCCGGTTCCGTGAGGCCCGCCCCCCGGCTCAGGCCGGGGTGAGCTTCACGAAGCCGCTGTCCACGAAGCCCTGGAAGTACTTGAGCGCATCCAGCTCGTGCAGCGGGGAGACGCGCACGATGGCGGCCACGTCCCGGGTGCCGTTGATGCGCGACAGCAGGTAGCGCTCCGGGGCGCTGAGCGGCATCGTCTTGAGCTGGGCCTGGGGCACCAGCAGCGAGGGCACCTGCGCGGGCTCCATCAGCACCAGCCGCAGCGACTCGTGCAGGGACTTCTCCGCGGTCTTCAGCAGCTCCGCCGTCTGCGGCGAGGGGGCGACTTCATAGGCGCGGCGCGCCAGGGCCTCGGCATCCCGGAAGTTGCAGTTGTCCAGGAACATGCGCGCCGCCTGGAGGATCTCCTCCACGGGGGACTCCGCGCCAATGATGGTGGGCGCGGCCTCCGCGGGCGGGGCGGGGGGCGGCGCGCTGTCCTCGCGCACCTTCACCGCGTCCTGCCGGTAGAGCGCGTAGAGGCGCTGGTAGAGGTAGAAGTCCGAGGCGTGGAGGGCCAGTGCCATCTCGTCGATGGTCAGCCCCTCCTTGATATGCGTCACCAGCTTCTCGTCGCGGCTTCCGGGCTGGCGGGACTCGGGCAGCCGCCGCTCGTCCACCACCAGCCGGGCCTTGCCCGAGGGGAACACCGCCCGGATGGCCTGCCACGCCGTCTCGCGGAATTCGCCCTCCCGGTGGATGTCCAGCAGGTCCACCCGCACATCCAGCCCCTCGCTCAGCGGCACCACCGGCCGGGGCTCGAACTGGAACTCGCCCTCCACCCACTGGAAGGCATCCAGCAGCATCTCCCGGAACTTGAGGCTCAGGGTGTTCTGGACGGTGGGCTCCGGGATGATGCCCTGCATCACCAGAATCTTGCCCAGCAGCATGTCCGTTACGCGCTGCGTCTCGAAGGCGCGGCCCAGCTGGTCCTCGGTCAGGTGCCCCATGTTGATGAGGAACTGGCCCAGGAACTCCCGGGGCTGGTTCGAGCTGGCGCTGATGACGGCGCCCTGGCTCAGCGTCAGCTCCTTGGAGACGCCCGGGCGCTGCACCCGGAGGATGCCGGAACCGCGCCGGTTCCCCAGATAGCTGACGGCGTCCCGAAGGGGCATCGTCGCGAAGTCACCTGACAAGCCGGGCATCACTGCGCATCCTGCAACGCATGAGGGTGGATATCTACTCGAAACCCGCTTGCTCGCTGTGCGACGCGGCCCTGGAGGTGGTGGAGCGGGTGCGCGCTCGCATCCCCTTCGAACTGAGGCTCATCAGCATCCTGGAGGACCCGGCGCTGGTGGCTGCCTACCGCTATGACATCCCCGTGGTGTTCATCAACGAGCAGGCCGCCTTCAAGCACCGCGTGGAGGAGGCGGAGCTGGAGGCTTACCTGCTCCAGGTGCTGAATGGCACACAGGTTGCTCATTCCCCGGCACGGGATGAGTAACGAAGTACCCTTCTGCTGGAACTTCAAGGGGATGGACGGGGTGGGCGAGGGGGCAGGGCTGTAATTTGGTAGGGACGGCGGGGCAGTGAGGAAGAAAGTTCTGACTGAGGCAGGGAGGTCGGGGTCTTGTCGGTGACGCGCAAGCATCGTGGGAAGTCGGGACTTCAGCCGACCGTGCTCCTGGTGGAGCCGCGGGCCGAGGAGCTGGAGAAGACCCGGGCCCTGCTCGGGGAGGCGGGGTTCCGGGTGGTGCCGCTGACGCGCTTCGAGGCCGTCGTTCCCATCTTCGAGGTCGTCCGGCCCGATGCGGTGGTGCTCGCCGTACACTCGCCGGACTTCGCGGCGGTGGCGGTGGTGCGCAGGCTGCGGCAGCTCGGGGAAGTCACCGTGCCCCTGTTCTACCTGATGGACCCGGACCAGCCCGAGGCGTGGCGGTTCTGCCTGGAGAAGGGCCTGGGCGTGGACATGGTGCCGCGCAACCTGTCCGGCAGCGAGCTGGCGCTCCGGCTGCAATCGGTGCTGCGGCTGCGCGATGCGGTGCTGCGCGCCAAGGAGTCCGGGGAGACGGAGGCGGGCTCGGCGCTGCACGATGAGCTCACCGGCGTCTACAACAAGCAGTTCCTGCTGGCGATGATCGGCCAGGAAGCGCGGCGCTCCGAGCGCTACGGGGGCCCCTTCTCGGTGCTGGCGTGCGCGCCCCAGGGGTACCGGAGTTTCTGCAAGCAGCACGGCGAGGCCATGGGGGAGCGGCTGTTGGTCTACACCGCGGTGGTGCTGGGGCAGACGGTGCGCGAGTCCGATGTGGTGGCGCGCGTGTCGGACGAGGAGTTCGCCCTGCTGCTGCCGGCCATGGAAGAGGACGCCCTGCCGGGGCTGCTCGCGCGCATCGCCACGCGGTTCGAGCTGGCGCGGTTTCAGGTGGAGGGCAAGGCGTTGAAGACTTCGTTGTTGCTGGGAGCCGTGAGCTTTCCGGACATGGTGGGGACCCCCGCGCAGCTGTTGAACGGGGCGATCCAGGAGATGAGGCGGCGGTCGCGCGAGGCGCGCCGCTGGGATGTGGGGATGAGCCGGGTATCGGTTTAAGGACTTCCGGTGTGAGGCGGGGGGCCCCTACGGGGGTTGCGCTGACACTTTTTTTGTAAGGGCGAGGGGAGCCAGGGGATGGATCGGATCGCGGTGCTGGTGGTGGATGACGAGGAGTCGGTGCGGACGTTCCTGGGGGAGCTGCTGGGGAACGCCGGGTACCAGGTGCGCTGTGCGGCCAGTGGGGCGCAGGCCCTGGAGATGCTGGAGGGCGGCTCGTTCGACGCGGTGCTGCTGGACGTGGTGATGCCGGAGATGAGCGGTCTGGAAGTGCTGCGGCGCTACCGGAGCGCGGGCGGCGGGGCGCCGGTCATCGTCCTGTCGGCCCTGTCGGGCGCGGACGACGCGGTGCGGGCCATGAAGCTGGGGGCCAGCGACTACCTGGCCAAGCCCTTTGGCAATGACGAGCTGGAGGATGTGCTGGCCCGGGCGCTCGGGACGCGGGCTCCGGCGCGGCAAGCCGTGGCGCCGACCCCGGCCCGTCCGGCCGCCCCGGTGCTGGAGGGCGCGGGCGAGGCGC
This region of Stigmatella aurantiaca genomic DNA includes:
- a CDS encoding DsbA family protein translates to MKANVIVALVVGLVLGFFGGRAASGSKSNEGSAPTAAAPSQPSAPAKPARPADSAVFKVPIENSPVKGSPEALVTMVEFSDYQCPFCSRADATVKKLQEEYGNKLRVVMKQNPLSFHPRAKPAALAAMAAGEQGKYWEYHEKLFANARALEDADLEKYASEIGLDVARWKKDLSKESFQQTITRDQALAGQLGANGTPAFFINGRLLSGAQPAERFKALIDEEYSKAEALVKAGTKPADVYAAIIAKGQERAAPPPAAAPQAATVRKVDVPNDSPSFGPKDAKVTIVEWSDFECPFCSRVTPTLSKIKETYGKDVRVVFRHQPLPFHANAKLAAEASMAANEQGKFWEYHDKLFANQKALDRASLEKYAQELKLDVSKFKAALDSGKFRAKVEADATAGSAVGANGTPTFFINGRQLVGAQPFEAFKTAIDEEKGKAEKVLASGVKPENLYAKLMEDAANAPPPSAPEEAEPAVQKIEVGNAPVKGPANAPVTIVAFSDFECPFCSRVVPTLKQLEEGYKGKIRVAFKNQPLPFHANAKTAAAAALAANEQGKFWEYHDKLFANQKALDRASLERYAEELKLDMGKFKSALDSGKFTAQIEAESAEGTRVGANGTPTFFINGRTLVGAQPPDAFKRVIDEELKKAEGMAKDVK
- a CDS encoding ABC transporter ATP-binding protein, encoding MSEPAIELFQVSKRFGPKVAVNAVTLSVPQGQVYGLIGPNGAGKTTTFSMMCGYLYPSEGNLKVLGVNPTHPGALKGKLGALPQDAILPPGWETGTLLTYWARLSGLPSPEREAHEALDKVGLAEAWTVQTQALSHGMAKRAAMAQALMGQPPLVLLDEPTAGLDPRIAAQVRQVIRDMRGRQTVVVSSHNLQELEELCDGAAILDRGTLAQAGTMSELTSQGAEFRVQIARGEIIPPELTQLPGVTAARMESPGVLLVRFDGQAHRPEEVISRTVAHLLQTGVLILGVSRGRSLEDRVLQIL
- a CDS encoding ABC transporter permease, with amino-acid sequence MDGLKEIAVIWSAETRRAVRSGRVVVLLGLYSMFSVLVLLIVGAIANALRDEVNARLADSGNGAEAATAVAAEMKKSFLGVLAGNDAAMMEALSQVPVVVLVVFKITLLFLPVYVALMGFDQLSGEVGPRSIRYVTVRARRSSLMMGKFLVQASLLVGLVLIIDLGVFIYARLTNPDFAFSALALNLLKYWLAAIVFSLAYVALTTFCSSLFRSPAVSLVFNFILLFSFWLMDVIGRAYEGQVLGFARFLTPSYYSSNLLHPRLSEFGISGLAYAGFALLFLGSAHAVLRARDL
- a CDS encoding penicillin-binding transpeptidase domain-containing protein, whose protein sequence is MPRSQALLATLLPLALVLGAMGTTSPTEVPAVLESPDAGAVLEASADAGTADAGTELLGLVPPAPVPSREKAPPIAQLRSLPRKDDVLAQAKLSRGRFVLPSGKGGATLTVDPPLQAQITRIMQDYQVPYGAAVVLEPSTGRVLALAEHSQTDPSMRGLTTRAVFPAASIFKIVTGSALLEAGVAPSEEACFHGGKRGLSERLLEDSSRDGACHTLSSAMGKSANVVFAKLTRKHLSADALRRMAARLRFNRQISFPIPTDVSLASIPEDEFGLANTGAGFGDVYLSPLHGAALAAASATGVWRDPVLFEPSPEASVAPAEEVLSPEVTRALTGMLEETVTHGTARRVFRERGFRVEGAVGKTGTLADKNPFRDYSWFVGFAPKDNPRVAVAAVIVNEPLWRIRATWLGREAMRLALERFPAPAAPPEAPQEAPLVAQPAPAIEPLSGGEAVSTASAADVPVPEAASQQEEVPSGEEALPVDTANAAAPVP
- a CDS encoding DUF4388 domain-containing protein — protein: MPGLSGDFATMPLRDAVSYLGNRRGSGILRVQRPGVSKELTLSQGAVISASSNQPREFLGQFLINMGHLTEDQLGRAFETQRVTDMLLGKILVMQGIIPEPTVQNTLSLKFREMLLDAFQWVEGEFQFEPRPVVPLSEGLDVRVDLLDIHREGEFRETAWQAIRAVFPSGKARLVVDERRLPESRQPGSRDEKLVTHIKEGLTIDEMALALHASDFYLYQRLYALYRQDAVKVREDSAPPPAPPAEAAPTIIGAESPVEEILQAARMFLDNCNFRDAEALARRAYEVAPSPQTAELLKTAEKSLHESLRLVLMEPAQVPSLLVPQAQLKTMPLSAPERYLLSRINGTRDVAAIVRVSPLHELDALKYFQGFVDSGFVKLTPA
- a CDS encoding glutaredoxin family protein; amino-acid sequence: MRVDIYSKPACSLCDAALEVVERVRARIPFELRLISILEDPALVAAYRYDIPVVFINEQAAFKHRVEEAELEAYLLQVLNGTQVAHSPARDE
- a CDS encoding GGDEF domain-containing protein — protein: MSVTRKHRGKSGLQPTVLLVEPRAEELEKTRALLGEAGFRVVPLTRFEAVVPIFEVVRPDAVVLAVHSPDFAAVAVVRRLRQLGEVTVPLFYLMDPDQPEAWRFCLEKGLGVDMVPRNLSGSELALRLQSVLRLRDAVLRAKESGETEAGSALHDELTGVYNKQFLLAMIGQEARRSERYGGPFSVLACAPQGYRSFCKQHGEAMGERLLVYTAVVLGQTVRESDVVARVSDEEFALLLPAMEEDALPGLLARIATRFELARFQVEGKALKTSLLLGAVSFPDMVGTPAQLLNGAIQEMRRRSREARRWDVGMSRVSV